Below is a window of Chelmon rostratus isolate fCheRos1 chromosome 23, fCheRos1.pri, whole genome shotgun sequence DNA.
AACTGTAAACAGCGATGAGGTTGTATGTTCAGAGATTGGCTGGCATGCACAATAAAATTTTCTGATTTAAAAGGGCATGTTTGTCAGGCAATATCCTGATTTCTCATTCGCCTCTAAGGGGCTTTCCACTTACAAAAGAAAGCCCATTCATCTCAAATATGGGTAAAGCCCCCTGTAACACTGGgtcctacatttcccaaaatacaGCACAATTGCATTTTTTGTCAAGCCCTTCCTTCCTGGTGAATGCCaacatatttaaagttttaagGGAGGCTTTTTGCTAAAAAATAGTGTCCTCCAAGCCCAAACCGAACTAACCCATTTCATAAGTCATTCAGGATAAAGATTATAATGTCACTTGTCAAACTGaggtgtaaaatcagtggagtgcccctttaagtTTTGAACATTAGTGTAAAAAGTGACACACTGATGCACTTGTTgacattttaatcatcaatAATGTTACTACAACGTGTATTAGGAGAAAATCCACTCATGTATTCACATGCTCTCCCGTTTATGTAACCAACTTCCATTTTACTCAAACAACCTGTTCATTTCACACAGaacctccttctctctgtgagTTCACCAGCAGACGGAGGTCTGCTGCAGTACCACAGGTTTTCATCTACAAGCTCCAATTCACAGCATTTCAAACTGGACACACAGTCAGGAGGACGTATGGATGGCTGcgtaacagaaacaaaatgatgtGATTCGAGGAGTACGACAAAAGAGATGGCATGGGTCGAGATTTTAAAAGCAACACATCTGAATGAAATGATAACCTTGATGATAGAAAGCAGATTAATGTTGACACAGTATTTACATCATGAGATAAATTAACAAGAGATGAAAAATGCAACTCTGAACCTTTTGAGCATGATCAAGATCtgtcaccaaaaaaaaaacaaaaaacaaaacaaaagcagaatttaCAGACAAACCCAGTTTCAATGACATCCTTGAGGTAAGGCTTTCAAATTTCTAGCCCTTTAAgttacacatacacaaaaaccaGGACGGAAAGACGAGAGAGGTTCAACACAATCATCACAAATACTGTAGCTCCAAAGTCTCAGAATGACAACTTGGCCCACGTGAGtgcaaagatgaacaaaaatCAAATCCGCATGTGAAGACTTGTTTTACAAAATCACAATcaaattttttttgttaacaatATATCATGAAATTCCACTTTTATTTCATCTAGTgttaaaattaaacagaaagtcAAAGTCAAGTAAATTAATATAACTCGAGAATAATTTGTTTCCAACTTTCCCTAAATGGCACATGTACAAACTCTTCACATGGGGCTCAAGCTTCACATGGTAGGATGTTTTCAAGCCCCCATCAGGGGCGAACACCCTGTTTTCCTTAACAGAAGAAAGCCTTTGACTTCATTGCACCATCATCTTCAACGTAACAGTCAAGTATCAACCAACAACaaatgttaaacaaaaaaaacacgaaGCAAGATTGCGTTTCGTAGACATTCAAAAATGTTATTCTGGGTGattttaaaaatggcaaaaatccTGATACGAGCTTCGATTTTAAGAAAACAACACGATATTGTCATGTCTGAGTGTTGAGATCTACGAGAGATTTGTTCTAGCAAATATTGGACTAGCATTTCATAAAAAGCTAAAGAAAGAAACGTCTGGGTTGCAACGTTAACTACACATTCCTTTCGTCTACATTTCTCGTGCTATGAGGCTACTTCTCTGCAAAGATTCACTGCACTAAAGGCTACTTGCTTTCCAAAGCAGTTGGGAACAGTTTCATTGTCAAACCAGCCCGTTATGTACAGTCACAGTTGTTGCATTATGTGCTTTTAATAAGCTTGTTTTGAGGCAGTTCTGCACCTTGATATTTAGTGTTTTACAAATGTACAGGTCCCATTGTGTAGACGGATTTACATGTCATCCTAATTAGCATTtatgctgtttctctgcagacacGCCCTCATTTTCAGGTCTAAATCCATGTTATCCTTCCATACTTCATTGTCTTTGACAGTGATAATAATGTGCAAGCTAAAGGTCGAGCAGTACCGATGTGAATAAATGGGAAGTGGAGCCCAAGCTGCCTGCAGGTCAGGCCACTGTCAAATACTGAACTAAATATGACAAATGGGGCAGCTGTGTaccaaaaaggaaagaaaatgtagTAGGACTTTTGAATACATGAGTGAGATGGTTGCTCCATCAGAACTCCATCTCTAATTCGAATCAGTAACAgtaacaacagaaaatgttccTCCGCGAATGAAATTGCAGCTACATACCAACAGAGGGAACCATAGCAATGTCAATGTCAACCAGGGGCGCAaccaagacaacaaaaaaagaataacTAGCTCGCAAATCTGAATAAAGCAGGGGCGCCACCTTCCGGTGCTGACGTGTTGGTAATACGCTGACGGCGAGAGTGAAAGGGCTTCACTGGTGGCACGGTCACAGCAGGTTCGTTAGCAGTCAGTGGAGATTTTGGCTGAGAGGTCCTGGATGCGGCGAGCGCTGCAGCTCTTACACAAGATGTGGCCGTCCAGCGGGTAACAGCCTCGACCCTCCCCTtcagaggacagcaggagaCCACATTCCTGACGAACACGGACACTTCATCAGTTCAAATTCACTCTCACAAGGACTCATCCCACAAATACACCAAAGACTGCAACAAATCCAGCAGATCTGGAGCACTCCAAAAGCCTTTCGTTTGTactatatacatgtatgtaaaaTGGCCACGTTGGACTTTCACATTTAATACAGTTAAAAACTCTCAAACATAACAAATGAGAAGTTTGAAATCAACACACGCAGCTGTTTGGGGTATTTTGTGTTGTAATAAGCTGCACAGCAGCTCACTCACCTCACAAACGTAACAGTTCACATGGAAGCTGCGGTCCAGAGCAACTATCCTGACTGTCTCCTCCTGGCCCTGTTCGGGCATGATGGGCTCGCCACAAACTGAACAGCGAGGTGCATACTTCCTGTCAGGCAGAACAAGCATCAGAACTTACAGTTGGCGGACAAGCCCGTCACAGAAAATCAGGCATATCGTCATGAAAGAATAAGCTTGGCGTACGAAAGTCTTCCTACCGATGAAAGTCATCTATGCAGTGTATCTGAGAGGTTGCGTCCACAGTGAAGGGCACTCCGTCCAAGCAGCAGTTACAAACCACACATGTGAAACAGCGGGGATGGTAGGCCTTCCCCATAGCCCGCAGGATGCGGTCCAGGATGGGCTTGGAGCACTTTGAACAGCGCTCTAATGTACTCTGACAAGAAGGAATGACAGAGCAGGATGAGGATAAGAGGCTGTAGAAGGCCACTCGACGTGCCAAAATGGCACCACAAACAGCGTGAATGAAGCAACATTAGACCTTCGTTGAACGGCTGTTCCTTTACTTACGATGTAACAGCTCTCGCAGTAACTCTTCTTGTCGAGGGCGTAGAACGGTTGCCCCCGGAGACGGGCGTGGCAGGTGATGCATGTGAAACACTCCACATGGAACACCTGCTCCATGGCGATACAGCCACTGCCATCACCGACCACGTTGTCGCCACACCGGGCGCAGCGACCTGAAAGTGGAAGGTAGACGCATGAAACGTCAATCAAAatattgtatgtttgttttcatttaaatgccaTTAAATGTCATTAGTGTAATGACTGTACCAAAATAGTCCTCCGAAGGGGGGTGGTTCATATCATATACCAACttcttggtgagccgttccaACTCTTCCTCAGGCCTGGTTGTTACTACCCCCTGctggaaggaaagaggagacaTGAGTTCACCCATTTCGCTAGCAGTTATTTAATATCTATGATATTTAGGGGCTGGACATTGAACCTTTACTTCTTTGGGATTGATTGAAATGTCTTAGTAGCACTTACAATCAAAAACTAAAGTACCAATACAATGTTTAGTCAGACTCATaattttgtttgcttatttgtttaTCAGATATGATTTAGTTAAaaattttaaagcaaaatatatATGAAAGTATTACTTGGATCAGGAACTAAAACGTATCATACCGGCTAATATCTAATTTCTAATAATGCCGTCATGACAGTAtttatgaagaaaaataaatactcaCATTGCATTTCAATCAGTGAAAGTCTACATTTCACAATGTTCCAATATAATTCAAAGGTCACATTTAATTTCTAAGCACGCTAAAGATGTAGATATGTGTCCCCACCTTGCTGGATTGATACGCAGGACTCTGTGCAGCCCCTGATCctgtttgattattttccaTCCCTCTCTTGGACAGTGGAAGCTGGTTAACTCTTCCTCCAGATCCTGAGCCGCTCCCCTTGTACCCCGCCTCAGAGTGCATCTCCTGAGCTTGATGAGGAGGGTACCAGCCCTGCGGACTTGTCTGAGTCTGGGGAGGGGGGCGTGACACGTGCTGGcgaggagggggtggggtgtACGCCTGCTCGGCCTGTCTCCCCGTCTGAGAGTAGGTGACAGGCTGCGCCGTCTTGACCTGGACGCTGAACCTGGGCCCGGTGGGAGTCGAGGCTGTGGTGTAGGAGGCTGGGACGGGCTGAGGGTAGGGCTtaggggtggaggaggagtagTAGTCCTGCTGGTGGGAGGTGGAATACTGAGGTGACTGGTGCTCACTGGGGTAAGGGGGCGCTGGGTGGTATTGGCTCTGGGGATGAGGGGGGTAACCCATGGATGGCCGACCCTGAGGAGGGGCTGCGTTCTGGTGTGCAGGCTTGTAATGATCCCCTGAGAGGTATTTGTTGTAAGGCACATTGTCGTACAGCTGGAGGAgtcagacaaaatgaaaataaaaaaaggcaaatgtttAGGTCAACTCTGCCTATATGCAATTTCTCAAGAAAATATATCCATCTAGTTTCAATCATTTAGTTTGTCGTACTTGTGTGCTGGAGTCCTGTGGGTGGCTGTCCAGATCTGCGAGCATACTGGTGAGGGAGTCGATATCTGCATCGATTTTGGAGTGATAGTTCGCTGGCTTTTCAGGACCACGGTGCTATCAAAAGAACAGCATAAGAAACGTGTGTATTTGATCAAAATGTCACAAGCATTACACCCTTTGATGATGCAGTCTCTTTTACAGTGTTTGAAGGGTGGCAGCTTAAGAGATTGGCCGAAATGTGGGCAAGAAGAACAACTCAAAGGTGTTTTTAATtatgaagagctgcagaaaatgCACCCACCATCAGCTCGTAGCTGTCCATGTGAGGGCTCCAGGTGCGGTCTTCTTTGGGACCATGGGGAGGGGAGTAATAGTGATCGccagatgaatgatgaatgggCCCACCTTTAGGTCAGAGAacagatatgaaaaaaaagtCCAAGACAATCTTGACTAAAGTCTTCAAAAAGGTCATCATTCTGAGGCTTCTCCTTAATATGATCTAGACATTGGTCAAACTGATGTCTAGGATATTATgggaaaacacattaatgtaaATACACTTTTAACAGCACAGTTCcctttgaagaagaagaagccaacTTTCCAATGCACTCAACTGATGCAAAGGTCTGGCTGTGgtgcagatatttaaaaaatatgttaCATTTCTTCTactggcattgattaaacccctaaaaactaATCTCTGATCATCAAAATTGCAAATTTAGAAGTTTTTCCACGAAGATAATCCCTTTATGCCtcaaaatgacttaaatgtAACTTTACACCTTTGCCTTCATAAGGTGCACATGGATCTATGATTATGCAAAAAGTCCAtgcctctatctccacccacccctctgGTGCTCATTATTATTGCTTTAATAtcaaatgtgtctttttgtatGTTGGCGTGTGTAATTTAAtgtttgaaatattaattttcataTTAATCCATGAAAAGGTGAATTAAGTGATGCCATCAATGTATTCATTTAGGCGTCATTAGTGTAAGTACATCTAAagatatgtttttgttttgcacgaCTGCCATCCCTGAAACCAGTATGTAACTCGTGGTCTTCTTACCTGTGGATCCTGTAGCCATGTACCTGTTGGTCatccctccgcctcctcctcctcctcctccgttcTGGTCATAGGGGCCATATTTTGGCCGGAAGTCGGACATCCCCTTCTTGTTGGGGGCTCGGTAGATCGCTGACCCTGACATCTGGGGGACGGCTCGCTCTGGGCTATCCAGAGTTCTCGGTGGAAGCCAGGTGGGACCGGACATAGCAGGCTTCTGAAATccaaaagagaaaggaaaatgttATGTCATGTTACTCTTTTGGTAACTTAATATTGTAATATCACTACAACttggatttatttttgcttCCTGAACAACACAATGATTCCTGGCATCAGGTCAGTCAGTATGCATGattattttttcagcttttagcTATAATTTGCATGAGCACAACTGTGGctcttgtgtgtattttatgtaaGAGGTAACCAATGGAAACTAAGGGATGCTTCACACTTTTGTTTACTATGGAAACGGGGACACACAGATCGAACAATAGGCTTGTAGTTGAGAAGCAGGAAGCCAATCTGAAAGGCTCGGGGATTTCCAGCAGGCTCGAGCGTTGCCCTGAAAcgtgcgcgagtgtgtgtgttcgtgcaccTCGAGACAAACACTCGTGCAAAAATCTCTCCAGCCCACTCGCACACAAACTcgtacacagacagacaaacaggtgcAAATCTGCGCTTGCCTGTTATCTGCCACAATGGTTATTGTCTTTGGGTGTTTACACACTGGTATTATTGATTTCCAAATGAAGCAGCGACAAAAACAGGGCAGGAAATGTTGTGTAATGAtatgtgtctgtatgcatgtgAACACCTGGCTCATAACAATATATTGCGTATTCTCTGCGGGATAAATAACAACACCGACAGCTGAGCCGACAAAGTGCTGACTTGCACCTGAGGGCCTTCATTAGGATACAGCTCTTTAAAGAAAAATCGcattaaaaaacactgacatattacaGAGAGGTAGAGAAAGTGTCACAATTACATAAGAGGGAAAATTAAATCTTTACAGAGAACAAGCAAGCTGTATCAGCTGATTAGTCAATGACACAGAATTAACCAATTTTTGATAAGGGATTCATCATTTCAGCcattttgcaaacaaacattGCTCTGAGTCATCAGTTCTCAGACTCCATGCACAATGGAAGCAAGCTTAAGCATGAATGTACTGTTACAACCTTTTTGGAAAGCCTCTATATGTTTGACACATTGCTTAAATGGATTGTAAGTACAGGGACAAGCCAAAGCAAATCACTATtgtcacagtggagaaattagGAACCCACTCAGATTGATTGTATGCCGGTCTTGCGGCCGTCATAAGTCCTTTTTGGTAAGAGGATTATAATGATGGGTGAGAGGATGATGTAGGAATACAATGCTTGAACACGGCATTTAACTTTCTggcttgttttttatttgtattcttttattatttctattcaTGGGATTGTTAGAGTTGCCATGCAGTGGCCTGCCAGCCTGGACTTGACTGACATTACTCAGTGGCCACGTGGAGGAAAGAGTGACAACCGCCTCCACAATCGACCTGATTTAAGCCCCTGTCTGAATCCggatgagcacacacacaaatccgCGGATGGCTGGGCCAGGAAATTAATCTCAACGGTTTTatcactctgtgtttttaagccaattgttttgttttcatgcgATTTGAAACACACAGCTCGTCCATTTGTCCATTAATCAGTCGGGCTGGACCCCTCGCTGAACGCTATGGAGGCGCAGCAActcataaaatgtcaaagttgATGACAGTCACAAGAGTCAAGCTAGCGGGAGCACAAAAACACGACATCCGGCGTTTGtaaatttcagaataaaatgtctCTAC
It encodes the following:
- the trip6 gene encoding thyroid receptor-interacting protein 6 isoform X2, whose product is MSGPTWLPPRTLDSPERAVPQMSGSAIYRAPNKKGMSDFRPKYGPYDQNGGGGGGGGGMTNRYMATGSTGGPIHHSSGDHYYSPPHGPKEDRTWSPHMDSYELMHRGPEKPANYHSKIDADIDSLTSMLADLDSHPQDSSTQLYDNVPYNKYLSGDHYKPAHQNAAPPQGRPSMGYPPHPQSQYHPAPPYPSEHQSPQYSTSHQQDYYSSSTPKPYPQPVPASYTTASTPTGPRFSVQVKTAQPVTYSQTGRQAEQAYTPPPPRQHVSRPPPQTQTSPQGWYPPHQAQEMHSEAGYKGSGSGSGGRVNQLPLSKRGMENNQTGSGAAQSPAYQSSKGVVTTRPEEELERLTKKLVYDMNHPPSEDYFGRCARCGDNVVGDGSGCIAMEQVFHVECFTCITCHARLRGQPFYALDKKSYCESCYISTLERCSKCSKPILDRILRAMGKAYHPRCFTCVVCNCCLDGVPFTVDATSQIHCIDDFHRKYAPRCSVCGEPIMPEQGQEETVRIVALDRSFHVNCYVCEECGLLLSSEGEGRGCYPLDGHILCKSCSARRIQDLSAKISTDC
- the trip6 gene encoding thyroid receptor-interacting protein 6 isoform X1, translating into MSGPTWLPPRTLDSPERAVPQMSGSAIYRAPNKKGMSDFRPKYGPYDQNGGGGGGGGGMTNRYMATGSTGGPIHHSSGDHYYSPPHGPKEDRTWSPHMDSYELMHRGPEKPANYHSKIDADIDSLTSMLADLDSHPQDSSTQLYDNVPYNKYLSGDHYKPAHQNAAPPQGRPSMGYPPHPQSQYHPAPPYPSEHQSPQYSTSHQQDYYSSSTPKPYPQPVPASYTTASTPTGPRFSVQVKTAQPVTYSQTGRQAEQAYTPPPPRQHVSRPPPQTQTSPQGWYPPHQAQEMHSEAGYKGSGSGSGGRVNQLPLSKRGMENNQTGSGAAQSPAYQSSKQGVVTTRPEEELERLTKKLVYDMNHPPSEDYFGRCARCGDNVVGDGSGCIAMEQVFHVECFTCITCHARLRGQPFYALDKKSYCESCYISTLERCSKCSKPILDRILRAMGKAYHPRCFTCVVCNCCLDGVPFTVDATSQIHCIDDFHRKYAPRCSVCGEPIMPEQGQEETVRIVALDRSFHVNCYVCEECGLLLSSEGEGRGCYPLDGHILCKSCSARRIQDLSAKISTDC